A single window of Chitinophaga sp. XS-30 DNA harbors:
- a CDS encoding family 10 glycosylhydrolase has protein sequence MPEFLRILILCALFPLFTIAQTAPKRELRGAWVATYFGIDWPNRTQTPAQQRAAFITIADHHKATGLNALYVQVRSQCDAMYNSAIEPWSSDLTGTQGLAPDPLWDPMEFAIEECHKRGIEFHAWVNPYRAVGNSNNLPVFAESHVAKQHPEWLLSQGTLRVLDPGLPQVRDYITSVIDDIVTRYDVDGIHFDDYFYPGSPSTFNDDATYAADPRGFTDRGDWRRDNISLLIKRLYDTIKAVKPWVKFGISPSGIYRNSTDPAIGSPTSGLQHYATLYADTRKWLEEGWVDYIMPQVYWYIGQPGANYAALIPWWNSHAYGRHIYIGMAGYKVNDAAQAAPWKEPTQIPDQMRMNRDSAYPHIYGQSIYNTGSLRSTTRLGFRDSLRLHFYNRPALQPTMPWRDAVSPDAPIALNAFPHAGDSVTLNWVNMASTTDEMNRARQFVIYRSTLPQIDTAASGDLLAITLQDETSFTDTAIEPNTTYYYAVTAVDRFHNESSPSNLTASLAPQIICPDTTLLINADAACSITIPDYRSLAQVSDPAGVSYTQLPTPGSIVQGHQLIRLIATNAGGKSDTCGITMLAGDSIAPVISGVSTDPSIITIANNQMKPVTVNYNVSDCSPVSTTLTVTSNEPITAADWEVVNDHQVRLRAMRAIFGNGRIYTITITATDSAGNVSTANAEVLVPGNKPWTSGGGLAVVAVPNPTLHQFVLLMISKDPQPISIRVLNNSGQFVESRDNIAPNSTLRIGASYPAGIYYVEILQGTKRQILKLIKIGN, from the coding sequence ATGCCTGAATTTCTACGTATCCTGATCTTATGCGCTTTGTTTCCCCTTTTTACGATCGCGCAGACAGCGCCCAAGCGGGAACTGCGGGGCGCCTGGGTGGCCACTTATTTTGGCATCGACTGGCCCAACAGAACGCAGACCCCGGCCCAGCAACGCGCTGCCTTCATCACCATTGCGGACCATCACAAGGCTACCGGCCTGAATGCCTTGTACGTACAGGTGCGCAGCCAGTGCGATGCGATGTACAACAGCGCCATAGAGCCCTGGTCGTCCGACCTTACCGGTACCCAGGGCTTAGCGCCGGACCCTTTGTGGGACCCGATGGAATTTGCCATCGAAGAATGCCATAAACGCGGCATCGAGTTCCATGCCTGGGTCAATCCGTACCGCGCCGTGGGAAATTCGAACAACCTGCCAGTGTTCGCGGAAAGCCATGTGGCCAAACAACATCCGGAATGGCTGCTCAGCCAGGGTACCTTGCGGGTGCTGGACCCCGGCCTCCCGCAGGTGAGGGATTATATCACCAGTGTGATCGATGATATTGTTACCCGTTACGATGTGGATGGCATCCACTTCGATGATTACTTCTATCCCGGTTCCCCGTCTACTTTCAATGATGATGCTACTTACGCCGCGGACCCCCGCGGGTTTACAGACCGGGGCGACTGGCGCAGGGATAATATCAGCCTGCTGATCAAACGCCTCTACGACACCATTAAAGCGGTAAAGCCCTGGGTGAAATTCGGCATTTCGCCTTCCGGTATTTATCGTAACAGTACCGACCCCGCCATCGGTTCACCCACTTCCGGCCTGCAACACTATGCTACGCTGTATGCGGATACCCGCAAATGGCTGGAAGAAGGCTGGGTGGATTATATCATGCCGCAGGTGTACTGGTATATCGGCCAGCCCGGCGCCAACTACGCCGCTTTGATCCCCTGGTGGAACAGTCATGCGTATGGCCGCCACATTTACATCGGCATGGCCGGTTATAAGGTGAATGATGCCGCGCAGGCCGCGCCCTGGAAGGAGCCCACACAGATACCGGACCAGATGCGCATGAACCGGGACAGTGCTTACCCTCATATTTACGGCCAGTCGATCTACAATACCGGCAGCCTGCGGTCCACTACCCGTTTGGGCTTCCGCGACTCCCTGCGCCTGCATTTCTACAACAGGCCGGCCCTGCAACCCACCATGCCCTGGCGGGACGCGGTGTCGCCGGACGCACCTATTGCGCTGAATGCCTTCCCGCATGCGGGCGATTCCGTGACGCTCAATTGGGTGAACATGGCCAGCACCACAGATGAGATGAACCGGGCCAGACAGTTCGTGATCTACCGCTCTACGTTACCGCAGATCGATACCGCTGCCTCCGGCGATCTGCTGGCGATCACGCTGCAGGACGAAACCTCATTCACCGATACGGCCATCGAGCCGAACACAACATATTACTATGCGGTAACGGCGGTGGACCGGTTCCACAATGAAAGCAGCCCCTCCAATCTCACCGCCAGCCTGGCGCCGCAGATCATTTGTCCGGATACGACCCTGCTGATCAATGCCGATGCGGCCTGCTCCATCACGATACCGGATTACCGTTCCCTGGCGCAGGTCAGCGATCCAGCCGGTGTGAGCTATACGCAGCTGCCAACACCGGGCAGCATCGTGCAGGGGCATCAGCTGATCCGGCTGATCGCCACCAATGCCGGCGGGAAGTCGGATACCTGCGGTATCACCATGCTGGCAGGGGACAGCATCGCACCGGTGATCTCCGGCGTCAGCACAGACCCGTCTATCATCACCATAGCCAACAACCAGATGAAACCTGTAACGGTGAACTACAACGTTTCGGATTGCAGTCCGGTTTCGACTACCCTGACCGTCACCAGCAACGAGCCGATCACTGCGGCTGACTGGGAAGTGGTGAATGATCACCAGGTAAGGCTGCGCGCTATGCGTGCTATCTTTGGGAACGGGCGTATCTATACGATCACCATCACGGCAACGGATAGTGCAGGTAATGTGAGCACAGCGAATGCGGAAGTGCTTGTACCGGGCAACAAACCATGGACCTCCGGTGGCGGCCTGGCGGTTGTGGCGGTGCCGAACCCGACCCTGCATCAGTTCGTATTGCTCATGATCAGCAAAGATCCGCAACCGATCAGCATCCGTGTACTGAATAACAGCGGCCAGTTCGTTGAAAGCCGCGATAATATCGCACCGAACAGCACGCTCCGTATCGGCGCCAGCTACCCGGCCGGTATCTACTACGTAGAGATCCTGCAAGGCACGAAACGCCAGATACTGAAACTCATCAAAATAGGAAACTAA
- a CDS encoding ArsR/SmtB family transcription factor, with amino-acid sequence MEMRRDVFQAIADPTRRKIIDLLARQPLNLNAVADNFDISRPAISRHIRILTECGLITIRQQGRERYCEARLQQLKAVASWAEQYRTFWTGKLDALESFLAKGQKTAKKKNTKG; translated from the coding sequence ATGGAAATGAGAAGAGACGTATTCCAGGCCATCGCGGACCCCACCAGACGGAAGATCATCGACCTGCTGGCGAGGCAACCCCTGAACCTGAACGCGGTAGCAGACAATTTTGACATCAGCAGGCCCGCTATTTCCCGGCATATCCGCATCCTCACCGAATGCGGGCTGATCACCATCCGGCAGCAGGGCCGGGAACGATATTGCGAAGCCCGGCTTCAACAGCTTAAGGCCGTGGCCTCCTGGGCGGAACAATACCGCACCTTCTGGACGGGAAAACTGGATGCCCTGGAGAGCTTCCTGGCAAAAGGGCAAAAAACGGCGAAGAAGAAAAATACGAAGGGATAG
- a CDS encoding CusA/CzcA family heavy metal efflux RND transporter, translating to MLDKIIRFSIYNKLIIGLFTLALMAWGLYSLSRLPIDAVPDITNNQVQVITQSPSLAPQEVERFITFPVEQTLAIIPELKEIRSTSRFGLSVVTVIFHDDVDIYWARQQVNEKLGEAESRIPAGIGKPEMTPVSTGLGEIYQYVIHPQPGYEAKYDAMELRSIQDWIIRQQLLGTPGVAEVNSFGGLLKQYEIALDPDKLRSFRLGINEVFTALERNNQNTGGAYIDKKPNAWFIRSEGLIQSLDDIGRIAVTQTTQGFPVLIRDIAEVRFGQAVRYGALTRAEGKNRGEAVGGVVMMLKGQNAGQVVNRVEERMKQIRQSLPEGVELEVYLNRSDLVGRAIGTVSKNLIEGALIVIFVLVIFLGNFRAGLIVASVIPLAMLFAISMMNLFGVSGNLMSLGAIDFGLIVDGAVIIVEATMHHLGLRKLHRFSQQEMNEEVYLSASRIRTSAAFGEIIILVVYLPILALTGIEGKMFRPMAQTVSFAILGAFILSLTYVPMMSALFLSKRTSGKPGFSDRMMHFFQRLYHPVIQGALRHKLIVVLTAVLLFIAAVITFLRLGGEFIPTLEEGDLAIEMRLTTGRSLQESIDKINLASDLLLKNFPEVKEVVGKVGSAEIPTDPMPMEAVDVMIVMKDKSEWTSASSREELVNKMQETLEAIPGVNFGFSQPIQLRFNELISGVRQDVGVKIFGEDLGTLTRLSEQVGRIITATEGAEDLYLEKITGLPQIVIRLNREMLARYGMDVNTVNQAINAAFAGQSAGLVYEGERRYDLVVRFSKVNRQSIEDVKNVYISAPDGHQVPLDQLADIRYEPGPAQIQREAAKRRIIAGFNVRGRDIESVVEEVQEKIGQGIKLPPGYFITYGGQFENLREAETRLSIAVPIALALIFLLLYFTFRSIKHSLLIFTAIPMATIGGVLALLLRGMPFSISAGIGFIALFGVAVLNGIVLIAEFNRLKKEGMTDLEAIVLEGTKIRLRPVLMTATVASLGFLPMALSNTAGAEVQKPLASVVIGGLLTSTLLTLLVLPVLYIYVEKIRPKVRPAVIASLLMLMCSLPASAQEERYSLDSCIHIALRQNRQMMAAQADVDASRQMRATATDIGKTNVMLQYGQYNSYVKTDNNISIMQSIPFPTLFGAQARLADAGVKGSELQMAAGKNELIYQVKAAWHQLLYLHALEQKLQDQDSIFSRFASAAAVKLRTGESTLLEKTTAESQLQQLRTQLQQVKADIRLYQARLQTLMHAEAPVQITEAPLEELPFTTGNTSGNPGLQWYRQQALIAGQQQKVEKNRLLPDITVGFFTQTLTGAPLHAGNAPAAGAGNRFNGLEAGLAIPLWFKPQSAKIKAARLHRQAAEYRYQLQQKNYEGRYNEQLQQIAKFRESLQQYRNSLIPQADLMITQATKAYRSGEIGYVEYLQSLRTASEIQNDHLLVLNNYNQSMLQLQYLSGNKSE from the coding sequence ATGCTTGACAAAATCATCAGATTTTCAATCTATAATAAACTGATCATCGGGCTGTTCACCCTGGCATTGATGGCCTGGGGGCTGTATTCCCTCTCCCGTTTGCCCATTGATGCCGTGCCGGACATCACCAACAACCAGGTGCAGGTGATCACGCAAAGCCCTTCCCTGGCGCCGCAGGAAGTGGAACGGTTCATTACATTCCCGGTGGAACAAACCCTGGCCATTATTCCGGAGCTGAAAGAAATACGCTCAACATCCCGGTTCGGCCTCTCTGTGGTAACGGTCATCTTTCATGACGATGTGGATATTTACTGGGCACGCCAACAGGTGAACGAAAAACTCGGTGAAGCGGAAAGCCGCATTCCTGCCGGGATAGGCAAGCCGGAAATGACGCCCGTATCCACCGGTCTCGGTGAAATATATCAATATGTGATCCATCCCCAACCGGGTTACGAAGCAAAGTACGATGCCATGGAGCTCCGTTCCATACAGGACTGGATCATCCGGCAGCAATTGCTCGGCACACCGGGCGTAGCGGAAGTGAACAGCTTCGGCGGCCTGCTCAAACAATATGAAATAGCGCTGGACCCGGACAAGCTGCGCAGCTTCCGGCTTGGCATCAATGAAGTGTTCACCGCACTGGAAAGAAATAACCAGAATACCGGCGGCGCTTACATCGATAAAAAACCCAATGCCTGGTTTATCCGGAGCGAAGGGCTGATCCAGTCGCTGGACGATATCGGCAGGATAGCGGTCACACAAACAACACAGGGTTTCCCGGTGCTGATCCGCGATATTGCTGAAGTGCGCTTCGGACAAGCAGTGCGGTATGGTGCGCTTACCCGCGCCGAAGGAAAGAACCGCGGAGAGGCCGTCGGCGGCGTGGTGATGATGCTGAAGGGCCAGAATGCCGGCCAGGTCGTAAACCGCGTGGAAGAGCGGATGAAACAGATACGGCAATCGCTGCCGGAAGGCGTGGAACTGGAAGTGTACCTGAACCGCAGCGACCTGGTGGGCCGCGCCATCGGCACCGTCAGCAAAAACCTGATCGAAGGCGCCCTCATCGTGATCTTTGTACTGGTCATTTTCCTCGGGAACTTCCGCGCCGGGCTGATCGTAGCTTCCGTAATACCGCTGGCCATGCTGTTTGCCATTTCGATGATGAACCTCTTTGGCGTATCCGGTAACCTGATGAGTCTCGGCGCTATCGACTTCGGCCTTATCGTAGATGGGGCGGTGATCATTGTGGAAGCCACCATGCATCACCTCGGGCTTCGCAAACTGCACCGCTTCAGCCAGCAGGAAATGAACGAAGAAGTGTACCTGTCCGCCTCCCGCATCCGTACTTCCGCCGCATTCGGGGAGATCATCATTCTCGTGGTATATCTGCCCATCCTGGCATTGACCGGTATTGAAGGGAAAATGTTCAGGCCGATGGCGCAGACCGTTTCCTTTGCCATTCTCGGCGCCTTCATCCTTTCCCTCACCTATGTGCCGATGATGAGCGCCCTGTTCCTCAGCAAGCGGACCAGCGGCAAACCGGGGTTCTCTGACAGGATGATGCATTTCTTTCAACGTTTATACCATCCCGTTATACAGGGTGCATTACGGCACAAACTGATCGTTGTGCTCACGGCCGTATTGCTGTTCATCGCCGCTGTCATCACCTTCCTGCGGCTTGGCGGGGAGTTCATTCCCACCCTGGAGGAAGGGGACCTGGCCATTGAAATGCGCCTCACTACCGGCCGTTCCCTGCAGGAATCGATCGACAAGATCAACCTGGCATCCGACCTGCTGCTGAAGAATTTCCCGGAGGTCAAAGAAGTGGTGGGCAAGGTAGGATCGGCGGAGATCCCCACCGATCCCATGCCCATGGAAGCGGTGGACGTGATGATCGTCATGAAGGATAAATCGGAATGGACCTCCGCATCCAGCCGCGAAGAACTGGTGAACAAAATGCAGGAGACCCTGGAAGCGATACCCGGCGTCAACTTCGGCTTTTCACAGCCGATACAGCTGCGTTTCAATGAACTGATATCCGGTGTACGGCAGGATGTGGGCGTGAAGATATTCGGGGAAGATCTCGGGACGCTTACCCGGCTGAGCGAACAGGTAGGGCGCATCATCACTGCCACCGAAGGCGCCGAAGATCTCTACCTGGAAAAGATCACCGGCCTTCCGCAGATCGTTATCAGGCTCAACCGGGAGATGCTGGCCCGCTACGGTATGGATGTGAATACCGTTAACCAGGCCATCAACGCTGCCTTTGCCGGACAGTCCGCCGGACTGGTATATGAAGGCGAACGGCGGTACGATCTGGTCGTGCGTTTCTCTAAAGTGAACCGGCAAAGCATTGAGGATGTCAAAAATGTGTATATCAGCGCGCCGGACGGTCACCAGGTGCCGCTTGACCAGCTGGCGGATATCCGGTATGAACCGGGACCGGCCCAGATACAACGCGAAGCCGCCAAACGGCGCATTATCGCCGGGTTCAACGTTCGCGGGCGGGACATAGAAAGCGTTGTGGAAGAAGTACAGGAGAAGATCGGACAGGGAATAAAACTTCCCCCGGGGTATTTCATTACTTACGGCGGACAGTTCGAAAACCTGCGCGAAGCCGAGACCCGCCTGTCCATTGCCGTACCCATTGCCCTGGCCCTGATATTTTTATTGCTTTACTTCACTTTCCGCTCCATCAAACATTCCCTGCTCATTTTCACCGCCATTCCCATGGCAACCATCGGCGGCGTACTGGCGCTGCTGCTGCGCGGCATGCCTTTCAGCATTTCCGCGGGCATAGGGTTCATTGCCCTCTTCGGGGTAGCGGTGCTGAATGGCATTGTGCTGATCGCGGAATTTAACCGCCTAAAAAAAGAAGGTATGACCGATCTTGAAGCGATTGTGCTGGAAGGCACGAAAATACGGCTGCGTCCTGTGCTGATGACGGCTACAGTGGCCTCTCTGGGCTTCCTGCCCATGGCCCTCTCCAACACCGCAGGCGCGGAAGTGCAGAAACCGCTGGCCTCCGTTGTGATCGGCGGACTGCTGACCTCTACCCTGCTCACACTGCTGGTACTGCCGGTGCTGTACATCTATGTTGAGAAGATCCGCCCCAAAGTCCGGCCCGCAGTAATAGCGTCGTTGCTGATGCTGATGTGCAGCTTGCCTGCTTCCGCACAGGAAGAACGTTATTCGCTGGACTCCTGCATACATATCGCGCTGCGGCAGAACAGGCAGATGATGGCCGCGCAGGCGGACGTGGATGCCTCCCGCCAGATGCGGGCAACGGCAACGGATATCGGCAAAACAAATGTGATGCTGCAATACGGCCAGTATAACAGCTATGTAAAAACAGACAACAATATTTCCATCATGCAAAGCATTCCCTTCCCCACTCTTTTTGGCGCACAGGCCAGGCTTGCGGACGCCGGGGTAAAAGGAAGCGAGCTGCAGATGGCAGCAGGCAAAAACGAGCTGATCTACCAGGTGAAAGCGGCCTGGCACCAGCTGCTGTACCTGCATGCGCTGGAACAGAAACTGCAGGACCAGGATTCCATCTTCTCCCGGTTTGCCAGCGCGGCGGCCGTAAAACTGCGTACGGGTGAAAGTACACTGCTGGAAAAGACCACCGCCGAAAGCCAGCTGCAACAACTGCGCACACAGCTCCAGCAGGTAAAAGCAGATATCAGGCTTTACCAGGCCAGGCTGCAAACGCTGATGCATGCGGAAGCACCGGTGCAGATAACGGAAGCCCCGCTGGAGGAATTGCCATTCACCACGGGAAATACCTCGGGCAACCCGGGCCTCCAATGGTACCGGCAACAGGCCCTCATCGCCGGCCAGCAACAGAAAGTGGAAAAGAACCGTTTGCTGCCGGATATCACGGTCGGCTTTTTTACCCAGACGCTGACAGGCGCACCGCTGCATGCAGGCAATGCCCCTGCCGCCGGAGCTGGTAACCGCTTCAACGGCCTGGAAGCAGGGCTTGCCATTCCACTTTGGTTCAAACCGCAATCCGCAAAGATCAAAGCTGCGAGGCTCCATCGGCAGGCGGCGGAATATCGCTACCAGCTGCAACAGAAAAATTACGAAGGAAGGTATAACGAGCAGTTGCAGCAAATTGCCAAATTCCGTGAATCACTGCAACAGTACCGCAATTCCCTGATCCCGCAGGCGGACCTGATGATCACGCAGGCCACCAAAGCATACCGCAGCGGAGAGATCGGGTACGTGGAATACCTGCAAAGTCTTCGTACAGCCAGTGAAATACAGAACGATCATCTGCTTGTCCTCAATAATTACAATCAAAGCATGCTGCAGTTGCAATATCTGTCAGGCAACAAATCTGAATGA
- a CDS encoding DUF6660 family protein: protein MKVLSLFLSIWILFCSGVPCTDRQSACDNAGGEIHTGLADHEDFDHCSPFCICSCCAVTTALPKAVSFFHRQAVLPVIPEIFICPPVSDYANACWQPPRQA from the coding sequence ATGAAGGTCCTCAGCCTCTTTTTAAGTATCTGGATACTGTTCTGTTCAGGTGTTCCCTGTACAGACCGGCAATCGGCCTGCGATAATGCAGGCGGGGAGATACACACGGGCCTGGCGGACCATGAGGATTTCGATCATTGTTCCCCCTTCTGCATCTGCTCCTGCTGTGCAGTGACCACCGCCCTGCCGAAAGCGGTCAGCTTTTTCCACCGGCAGGCAGTATTACCGGTCATTCCCGAGATATTCATCTGCCCCCCGGTGAGCGACTATGCCAATGCATGCTGGCAACCACCCCGGCAAGCCTGA
- a CDS encoding acyl-CoA desaturase — translation MFIIIFFIAIWYLSLFSQTFLQHRYASHGAFQMNKFWERVFYIFAYITQGSSYMSPRAYAIMHRMHHAYTDTELDPHSPSYSKNVFSMMWRTSRIYRQIFHGKMKIEERFTKNLPDWRKFDKFASSGWSRLLWVAAYVLLFVFFASSPWLFLLLPVIIAMGAVHGAIINWFAHKFGYKNYTLKNTSSNLLRMDVLMLGESYHNNHHKHPSSINFGIRKYELDPVYYIILLLKWMRIVKVPVLARLRADF, via the coding sequence ATGTTTATCATTATTTTTTTTATTGCCATCTGGTATTTATCACTGTTTTCCCAGACTTTTCTGCAACACCGTTATGCTTCGCATGGTGCCTTTCAGATGAACAAGTTCTGGGAACGGGTCTTTTATATATTTGCTTATATCACCCAGGGCTCTTCCTATATGAGCCCCAGAGCTTACGCGATCATGCACCGCATGCACCATGCGTACACAGACACGGAGCTGGACCCGCATTCGCCAAGTTATTCGAAGAACGTATTTTCCATGATGTGGCGTACCAGCCGCATATACCGTCAGATCTTCCACGGAAAGATGAAGATAGAGGAACGTTTTACGAAGAACCTGCCTGACTGGCGGAAGTTCGACAAGTTTGCCAGTTCCGGCTGGAGCCGGTTGTTATGGGTGGCGGCCTATGTGTTGCTGTTCGTTTTCTTCGCCTCTTCTCCCTGGCTCTTCCTGTTGTTGCCGGTGATCATTGCCATGGGTGCTGTTCACGGAGCTATTATCAACTGGTTTGCCCATAAATTCGGGTACAAGAACTATACGCTGAAAAATACTTCTTCCAATCTGCTGCGCATGGATGTGCTGATGCTGGGAGAATCCTATCACAACAATCACCACAAACATCCGTCGTCTATCAATTTCGGTATCCGGAAATATGAACTCGACCCCGTGTACTATATCATTCTGCTGCTGAAATGGATGCGTATAGTGAAAGTACCGGTATTGGCAAGGCTGCGGGCCGATTTTTAA
- a CDS encoding RNA-binding protein, with translation MNIYVSNLLSYFKDEDLHSLFAPFGNIVSSKVIMDRYTGTSRGFGFVEMSTAPEGQEAIKQLDGKVIDGRAIGVSVAKERSEKSGSGRSFR, from the coding sequence ATGAACATTTACGTATCCAATCTTTTGTCTTATTTCAAGGATGAAGATTTACACAGCCTGTTTGCCCCCTTTGGGAATATCGTTTCCAGCAAGGTGATCATGGACAGGTACACCGGCACCTCCAGGGGGTTCGGATTTGTTGAAATGTCCACTGCGCCGGAAGGCCAGGAGGCGATCAAACAACTTGATGGCAAAGTGATTGACGGGAGGGCAATTGGTGTTTCCGTTGCAAAGGAGCGCTCTGAAAAGTCCGGTTCCGGCAGGAGTTTCCGCTAA
- a CDS encoding DEAD/DEAH box helicase: MHFYDFDFDDDLLDGIDAMGYTTATPVQEQVIPIILSGKDLIASAQTGTGKTAAFLLPVIQNLLTHTHDANQINSMIIVPTRELAVQIAQALEGMSYFTNISSIAVYGGGDGNSFALEKKALSSGADIVICTPGRMIAHLNMGYVKLQGLKYLVLDEADRMLDMGFHDDIEKIISYLPKDRQTLLFSATMPDKMRKLALKILKDPEQVNIAISKPPEKIVQEAFVVHEDQKAPLIKHVLEGRPKESVIIFCSRKQNVKQLSQLLKKARFSVEEIHSDLEQDKREQALLDFKNKKLNILVATDILSRGIDIEDIDLVINYDVPNDGEDYIHRIGRTARAATDGTAYTFITPREQGRFSRIEQLLGHEVVKNPVPEAFGPAPVYQPKSRKSGGGGGGGGNRQGKGGYRKGGKPHGGKRPGHQHAKNKGERDSKPQNP, translated from the coding sequence TTGCATTTTTACGATTTTGACTTCGACGATGATCTATTGGATGGCATAGATGCGATGGGATATACCACCGCCACACCGGTTCAGGAACAAGTGATCCCCATCATTCTATCCGGTAAAGACCTGATCGCTTCGGCTCAGACCGGCACAGGTAAAACGGCCGCCTTCCTCCTTCCCGTAATTCAGAACCTCCTTACCCATACGCACGATGCGAATCAGATCAATTCCATGATCATTGTGCCCACCAGGGAACTGGCGGTACAGATCGCGCAGGCGCTGGAGGGAATGTCTTATTTCACGAATATCAGTTCCATTGCCGTATATGGCGGTGGTGACGGTAATTCCTTTGCGCTGGAGAAGAAAGCGCTGTCTTCCGGTGCGGATATCGTGATCTGCACCCCCGGCCGCATGATCGCCCACCTCAATATGGGCTATGTGAAGCTGCAGGGACTGAAATACCTGGTGCTGGATGAAGCCGACCGCATGCTGGATATGGGTTTTCATGATGATATCGAAAAGATCATCTCCTATCTGCCGAAAGACCGGCAAACCCTGCTTTTCTCCGCTACCATGCCGGACAAGATGCGCAAACTGGCCCTGAAGATCCTTAAAGATCCAGAACAGGTGAACATAGCGATCTCCAAACCGCCGGAAAAGATCGTGCAGGAGGCTTTTGTTGTGCATGAGGACCAAAAAGCCCCGCTGATCAAACATGTGCTGGAAGGCCGGCCCAAAGAAAGCGTGATCATCTTCTGCTCCAGGAAACAGAATGTGAAACAGCTGTCCCAGCTCCTCAAAAAGGCCAGGTTCTCGGTGGAAGAGATCCACTCGGACCTGGAGCAGGATAAAAGGGAACAGGCGCTGCTGGACTTCAAGAACAAAAAGCTCAACATACTCGTGGCGACGGACATTCTGAGCCGCGGTATCGATATCGAGGATATTGATCTCGTGATCAATTATGATGTGCCGAACGACGGGGAAGATTACATCCACCGCATCGGCCGTACCGCCAGGGCCGCGACAGACGGCACCGCCTATACTTTTATCACACCCAGGGAACAAGGCCGTTTCTCCCGCATCGAACAACTGCTGGGGCATGAGGTCGTAAAAAACCCCGTACCCGAAGCCTTTGGCCCCGCACCGGTGTACCAGCCGAAAAGCCGCAAATCCGGCGGCGGTGGTGGCGGAGGCGGCAACCGGCAGGGAAAAGGTGGTTACCGTAAAGGCGGCAAGCCTCATGGCGGCAAACGCCCGGGCCATCAGCATGCAAAAAACAAAGGCGAAAGAGACAGCAAACCGCAGAATCCCTGA
- a CDS encoding efflux RND transporter periplasmic adaptor subunit — MKTTFNHNRIMAICLPALVLLLISCGNKSKAPAADSTATAEHHEENIVELTKAQYQTVNIQTGTVTLRELSGSIKVNGMLDVPPQQTVSISMPYGGILRNTTLLEGYWVKKGQIIARMEHPDYIQLQQDYLEAKSQLGYLSLEFARQQELSAENVTSRKTFQKTEADHRSLQIKLEALKQKLQLMNINVQKLEKGTILRSIPVVTPISGYVTRVNANIGKFVSPNEAMFQIVDTEHLHAEITVFEKDIPRLKIGRKVRFILSSETKERTATIHLIGREIDSDRTIRVHCHLDREDREMMPGTYLKAWIETGAAEVPSLPENAIVMDGGKQYIFLQEPGDDDHYHFSRVEVKTGVSEGGYTEVMLPSAVDADTARVVISGAADLLAKMNSGDEEGHGH, encoded by the coding sequence ATGAAAACGACCTTCAATCATAACAGGATAATGGCTATCTGCCTGCCCGCCCTTGTACTGCTGCTCATTTCCTGCGGCAACAAAAGCAAAGCGCCGGCGGCAGACAGCACCGCAACAGCGGAACATCACGAAGAGAACATCGTGGAACTGACAAAAGCGCAATACCAGACCGTGAACATACAAACCGGCACGGTGACGCTCCGGGAACTGAGCGGAAGCATCAAAGTGAACGGCATGCTGGATGTGCCGCCGCAGCAAACCGTGAGCATTTCCATGCCTTACGGCGGCATTCTCCGCAATACCACCCTGCTGGAAGGATATTGGGTGAAGAAAGGGCAGATCATCGCGCGGATGGAGCATCCGGATTATATCCAGCTGCAGCAGGACTACCTGGAAGCAAAATCACAGCTCGGATACCTCTCCCTGGAGTTTGCGCGCCAGCAGGAACTGAGCGCAGAGAACGTCACTTCCCGGAAAACCTTTCAAAAAACGGAGGCCGACCACCGCAGCCTGCAGATAAAACTGGAAGCGCTCAAACAAAAGCTCCAGCTGATGAACATCAATGTGCAGAAACTGGAAAAAGGCACCATCCTCCGTTCCATTCCTGTTGTAACACCCATCAGCGGATATGTCACCCGGGTGAATGCGAACATCGGCAAATTCGTCAGTCCGAACGAAGCCATGTTCCAGATCGTGGATACAGAACACCTGCATGCGGAGATCACCGTGTTCGAAAAGGACATCCCGCGGCTGAAGATTGGCCGGAAAGTACGCTTCATCCTGTCCAGCGAAACAAAGGAAAGAACGGCCACCATCCACCTGATAGGCCGCGAAATTGACAGCGACCGTACCATCCGGGTGCATTGTCATCTGGACCGGGAAGACAGGGAGATGATGCCCGGCACCTATCTCAAGGCCTGGATAGAGACCGGCGCCGCCGAAGTGCCTTCCCTCCCCGAAAACGCGATCGTGATGGATGGCGGGAAACAATATATTTTCCTGCAGGAGCCGGGAGACGACGACCACTACCACTTCAGCCGGGTGGAAGTGAAAACCGGGGTAAGCGAAGGGGGGTACACGGAAGTGATGCTCCCCTCTGCTGTGGATGCGGATACTGCCCGGGTAGTGATCAGCGGAGCGGCAGACCTGCTGGCGAAGATGAACAGTGGTGACGAAGAAGGGCATGGGCACTAA